The DNA segment GCGAGTAGAACAGCTCCTCCACGGTGCGCCGGACCAGGTGCTCGCCGAAGTTGGTGACCTCCGTGTCCTCGTTGACGAAGAGCACGCGGCCCGTCTTCTGGACGGAGGCCTTGATCATCTCCCAGTCGTACGGCCAGAGCGAGCGCAGGTCGATGACCTCCACGCTCAGGCCCTCTTCTTCCAACTGGGCGGCGGCCTTGATGCACAGGGGCATGGTGCGGCCGTAGCTGATGACCGTGGCCTGGGTGCCCTCGCGCACGAGCTTGCCCTTGCCAATGGGGATGGCGAACGCCTCCACCAGGGGCCACTGGGGCTTCCACTGCGAGCGGTCACCCAGGGGCGCGTCGATCATCTTCGACAGCGCGCGGTCGTCCTCGGGCTCGCCCGGGATGCGCTCGTCGCCCTTCACGCGCAGGAGCGCCTTGGGCTCCAGGAACATGACGGGGTTGGGTTCCTGGCACGCGGAGATGAGCAGCCCGTACGCGTCCAGCGGCGTGGAGGGCATGACGACCTTCCAGCCGGGGATGTGCGTCATCGTCGCGTCGAAGGAATGCGAGTGGTACAGCGACCCGCGGATGCCGCTGCCCACGGGCGTGCGCACCACCATGGGCACGGACCAGTCACCGTTCGTGGACCAGTGCGTGTTGCCCACGAGCTTGAGCAGGTCGATGGTGTTGTAGATGTAGTCGCAGAACTGGATCTCCGCGACGGGGCGGTGGCCCGCCATCGCCAGGCCCATGGCCGCGCCGATGATGCCGCGCTCGTCCAGGGGGCTGTTCCACGCCGTCTTCAGACCCTGCGTGCAGGTGAAGACGCCGCCCAGCGGGGCACCCACGTCCTCGCCGAAGATGTCGGTGACGCCCAGGTTCTCTTCCGCGTAGTGCAGGGCCATGCGGATGGCCTGTGCCATGTTCGCCATGGTTATTTCTTCTCCGCGTAGATGTGTTCCCAGATGGAGTCGCCAGAGGGCTGCGGCTCGTCGCGAACGGTGCGCGCCGCGGCGGCCAGCTCCTCTGAATACCGGGTGCGCGCCTCGTCCATCTGCTCGCGGTTGAGGACGCCTTCCTGCTCCAGCCGCGCCTCGAACAGGCGCAGGCAGTCCTGCTCCTCGTTCACGAAGTTGGCGCCGGACGCGGACGAGTGCCCGTACAGGCGGGACACGCGAGCCTCGATGAAGAAGGGCTTGCGCTCCTTGCGCACGTACTCCATCGCGGCCTGGATCTCCTGGTAGGACTCCACCGGATCAATGCCGTTGATGG comes from the Corallococcus exiguus genome and includes:
- a CDS encoding alpha-ketoacid dehydrogenase subunit beta; translated protein: MANMAQAIRMALHYAEENLGVTDIFGEDVGAPLGGVFTCTQGLKTAWNSPLDERGIIGAAMGLAMAGHRPVAEIQFCDYIYNTIDLLKLVGNTHWSTNGDWSVPMVVRTPVGSGIRGSLYHSHSFDATMTHIPGWKVVMPSTPLDAYGLLISACQEPNPVMFLEPKALLRVKGDERIPGEPEDDRALSKMIDAPLGDRSQWKPQWPLVEAFAIPIGKGKLVREGTQATVISYGRTMPLCIKAAAQLEEEGLSVEVIDLRSLWPYDWEMIKASVQKTGRVLFVNEDTEVTNFGEHLVRRTVEELFYSLLAPPRLVAGKFVPGIGLADALEMASVPQQNDVTTALRNLCREQP